The Solanum pennellii chromosome 4, SPENNV200 genomic interval agaattataaaaaaaaaaaaaagagagagagaaaattatattggTCCCGACAAACgtaataaattgaattaaataaatataaaaatgcaATAACACTAAATTGTGGGGTCCACGTTATATagcctttctttttcttcatcgTCACAAACTCACAAGTCACAACGTTGCTTCTGTTATATGATAGATTCAATTTAGTAGATTTTAGGAAATTTCATAATGTCAAGggttaattatatttatttttatttttttaaattataaaatttagatattttaaaatatttttatatatcgtattttaattttgaatatatttttacgTCTTAATATATTATGTAGAGTGATGTATTCAACTGATATATCGTGTAAAGTGATGTATTCAATCAATACATACCGTAAAGCAATGTATCAGATTGATGCGTCACGTAAACTAATGCCCTGGTATGTAAAGTGATGTATCAAACTGATGCATCGCGTAAACTAAACGCCTCGATGCATCGCATAAAGAGATATATTCGACTAGTACATTGCGTAAAATAGAAACTTTTGTAATTGTTTCAAATCAATTTTGGGAAATATGGTaaaataagttatgtatttagGTAGTTTTTCCTTCTATTTGTGATACTTCAAATAATtctattagaaaaattattattagaaACAAAGATATTTTCACTACGAATCAATAgaaaatttatgttattaaatATGATATTCTCGCTCATTGTTTATCGAATTGAAACATGCATCGCGAAAAACAAATTTTCACTAGAATAGTAGACagcttttaaatttttttcatatgaaATACTATTTATTTCCTTTCATACCAATTCAAGCAAAATGTCAGGCACACATTTGGTAGGTTCAACTCTCTTCCTACAATCTACAACAGAACTATTAATAGAAGTTGAAAATAATACTTTTCTTAGAAAAAACTTTTgagaattatatttttcttttccccAACTAATTAGACAAACACATATCATCTGTGGTCTGTCTCTGCATTCCATCAAAACCAATTTGAATTTCTATTTGTGAAATAGAAATAACAACAATTCTACTAAGGAAACAAAAGCAGCAAGCATTACACCATTTATTTCCCCTTTCCTGTTGAGTCTGTCTTACATCATAAATCGAACCAAGCATTTCGAAAGCCAGAAGGCAAATCAAGAAAACACACTGACATTATTATCAAGTCTTGGTCACCCTAGGTAACAGTTGAAAATAAGAACTTGTCTATATTATGCATCAGTTTAAAGAGAACCGTCTAAGGATTAAATGTACATGCCTTTGTAAGGAtctagaagaaaataaataatacgaGACTTCACCCTCCAAGCAAGACTGGATTATGTTCGGGTTTTCACAGTCTTCCACAGCTGCACCCACTCCACCATGGAATCAGCTGCACGGGTGAACACAGGATCTATTCGTCCCAGTTGCTCCTTCACGGCTGCTGCAATCTCAATCACACAATCTTCTGCTGTTTTTGCTGCCGGAGTCAATTTCATTGATTGGAAGAATGGAACAACTTCTTCCATCAGCTTCACCCCCTCCCACTCTTTCTTCAAACTCTCTATGGCATTACCTCTTTCTTTCCTCCACACATATGGAAGCCCAGTTTTCACACCATATCCTAAGTGATCACATACTACCTTAACACACATTCCAGTCCATACATCCTCCACAGTTTCCCACCTGAACTTTCCTTCCTTTGCCAACTTGAAAGATGGCAGCAAAGCAGGTCCCACCAATTCACGATCAAACGCTATATTGATTCCGCTCATAGGCATCATGGCCCTAGCTGGTACAGTGAGGACAGCGTCAACATATCGAGTGTTTCTCAGCTCCGGCTTGAGGGCTTGTGTAGGTGCATCAAGATCTGCTAAATTAAGCCACAGTCCACATGATAGAGCACATGAGACACCATTTCGCAAGCTAAATGGGTAGCCACGAACAAAATCAGCTCCTTTACAGAAAGGATCATAGAGGGTATTAAAGAAAAATGGAGTGGCAGGAGTCAGGAGGTTATTGATATGTTGTGCTATGGCATCGACTTGGATACCCTTAGTATCCTTAGCTGGAATGCAGTCATCATCTATTGAGATGATATATTTCTTCTTTGACAAGAGATAGCCAAAATATCGGCACGAGTAACCAGAAAAAGTTGCAGCATTTGAAGGTCCAATAATTTGTTGAATATCAGCTTTTGTATAGGTATCATAATTAAATCCACCTGGAATTTTAAGTTCTCCTTTGATGTCAGGATCTTTGATAATTATCAGGTGAAATCGGGAGAATACTGCTCTCCATTCTTCCAGAAATGAAGTAAGATCTGGTTCAATTGCAGCTATCACAATATCTACCTCATCATCTCTGACGCTAACTTGAGACATTTTTCAAGGCTAGAATAAGCAAAAGCAAGAACAGAATTTGTTGCCTTGAGAATGGAGAGAGCCTTttgcaataataataattgattgCTACCGAACAATATCAGAATTTCTCAGAGCATCCTGAAATAGTAGTTATAAAGATTACATCATGAATTATAATGCACTACAGAAGGAATTTTTTAGAAACACTTACTAGTAGGAAGCACAGGAGTAAGAACACATTGGATGTTAAATGCGCCAATTAGTGAAAGGATTTCTTCTTTTCCAGTTGCAATAAACAGCTTCAGAATCTTCTCATTTAGCTTCCCAGCTCTCAAGGTCCTCTgcaaagaacaaaaaattaaaactgtTATCACATGTGAACCTACTCCAACATGATTGAGTAGATGGATCTTCACAAAAATTTACAGAGTTTGTCATCATTAGATCTGCCCAAGGGAGGTTTTCCAGGTCTCATTGgcgaatttaataattttaatagcGAACATACGGAGCAGTAACTGCATTAATAGTCCACAGCTAGTATATATTGGTATAAACTACAATCTGTATGCCATAGAAGTTCAGACAGTGTCATATAGTTACGATGCAGAAAGAAGTCAGGCGTGAGATATGCCTACTAATTTTGCTTGGTGAATACCACTTGGAATACATTAAGATGACCTGCCACAGATTTACAGGTTGAAATTCTAACATGTGATGAATAGCACTAAAGTAGAAAAGTGACACAACAATGGCCAAGTAACTGCAGAAGTATAAATCATGTAACTAACTCGCCTGGTTCAGAATTCAGAAACATCAGCTACTCCAACAATTAAGACCTTACTCAACGTTTAATTTGTGCATTAAGATGCCTACTTCTACTCATATAGATTAAAAGGAAGTAACTCTGCAACAGCTCATAGCTTGTCCGTGCAGATGATATCTAATTTCTTTTATTGGATCAGTGTTTGAGTTCTGCCTTTTTAGGGCAAAGATGGAAAAAGAAATCCTttctttcatttcatcattttgaGAGAATACCAAACCTAATCACATCAAAATTCAGTACAACTAAATAGCTATTCCCCGAGGATTCTTGCCGGCCAGCACTTGGCTTGATGAACTCATTCGGTGGTCTACATTTGTGAGCACTAGTACTTGTGGGTTGAAGTACGGAACCATCATGGTGTACAGTGTGAGCACTAGTACTTATGGGGTTGGAGTATGGAAGACAATTACAGCTCTATGGCCCAGTGTTGTGAATGGCGAGCGCCTCATCGCCAAAGGCGAGAGGCGAGGCGAGGCGAGCCCTTCTCGCCATTCCACACTGAGGCGAGGCAACCCATGGCGAGGTATGGCGAGCTAATGGCGACAAAAATGGCGCCGCctttttgatttaaattttttaaaaagatttgacttaacaatattaatcaaaattagggttttttttgtttattttcaaaatttgctGCTGCCCGACTCCTCTTCCCCTCGCAATCTCTTCGCCCCGACTCCTCTTCCCTTCGCGATCTCTTCTATTGTCAAAATTTGCCGGTCGCATCTCTTCTCTTGTTCTCCATCATCTTCGAGTTGTTGCTGCACTGAGGACCTGAGGTAtacctcttttttttcttcttcttttgatcttttcagttcttcttgagttCTTTTCTTCAAGAGTCGGATAGTTTTGAAGAAGAATAGACATTTAAAGTTTTAGTattgtattttgaattatttggtCTTTAAAGTTTTACTACTATTggtttttgaattgaatatttgctaatatgtgttattactattaagattttggatatttatatatgcaattaaatatttttaatctttgGTATTAATTGGCGCCTTAATTCAAAAAGGCAAGCGCCTCGCCGCTCGCCTCGCAGGCCCTTGTCGCCTTTTGTCGCCTCTCGCCGTCCAAAACACTGCTATGGCCTGAGCTGGAAAGAAACTTACAAATAATAGTAGGAAatggaaaaagaataaaattcttCAGGGAAGCTTGGAAGGAGACATTACCACTGATGGAGACCTTATGAAGTTTGGAGTGCACTGGAACTTAACCGTCGGAGGTTGCTGAATGACTGGGAATGGCAACTTGTTAGGTAGGATTGGTGATTTCAATGGGACCGATTCTGAATCGGACATCTTGAGATGGAGACAGAATAAAGATGGAGAATTCACTCTAAACAGCGCATATAGAAATGAGGGCATGGTGCAGAATGGAGAGCTGCCAAATTATGAAGTGACATATGGAAATGCCCCATCCCAACCATAGTAAAATGCTTCACTTGGTCTGTGGCTAAGAGAGTCTGTTTGACACATGAAGTTTTGAAGAGAAAACGAGCCATCAGTCTCCCGATGTTTCTTGTGCAAGGGAACAGATGAAACCAACAATCATGTATTTCTACATTGCAAATTCACTGCACAGATTTGGTCCTTATTTCTAACCTAACTGAGACAAGATGGACTATGCATGAACACACAGCAGACTAGCTAAGCTGTTGGATAAAATGAGGTGGAAGCAAGAGCAAGAAGAAGTGGAGGAGGATAATTTCGTAGTGTATCTGGTGAACAGTTTGGAGAGAGAAATGGGGAACATTTCGAAGATAGATTCAACTCCATTTAACAAgataaatgaaattatatagTATCTTTCTACTTTTGGGGTAAAAAGTTGTTACTAGAGGATTTAGACCATTTTGTAGAATTATTAAGATCCCTGTAAgtatttctttttctcctttttcttgtAACTAACACTTTTGATGGTCTCCCAGAGAAACACATAGTTACCTGTTTCAAGAAAAACAATATGGACAAAAGAAGAGTTGTAAAGACCTTGATACACAACTTGAATGTTGACATCATTTGTGTtcagaaaataaaattagaaggtGGTATAAGGGAGAGCATTAAAAGAGATTTGGAAAGGTCACATGGGTGAGATTTGAATGCCTAGAAGCTAATGGTACCGGAGGGGTATATTGATGTTATGGGATAATGGAATTTGGAGAGGGACCTCTTTTCGAATTGGTTCATATACCTTAACTTGCAAGTCTGAGGCACTCTTTCAGGATTTTTGAGTGTTAGGGTATATGCACCAAATTACAGATATGAAAGAAAATGTTAAGGAAGAGATAGGAGGAGTTAGGGGCTTGATGGGTGACCTTTGGCTGTTTGTGGGACTTCAACATCTCAAGATTTCCTTCAGAAAAGATAAACAGTAGCAGGGGATTTCCAGCTATGGTGAACTCAAATTTTATAGAGGATATGACATTCACAGAACCCTAACTGGAAGGGGGCACTTAACCTGGTTAAAGGGTGAAAATCATATGATCGCTTCAAGAATTAACAGAACAGTTTTGTTCAAAAGAGTGGGATAATAGATTCAGTAATATCGCACTACTTCTACAAAGAATTGAATCTGATCACATCCATATATCACTGCAATATGGTGCCTGGGAACAGAACAAATCATACTTCAAATTTGAGAATTGGTGGTTGAACACTGAAAGTTTTGTGGACAGCATTAGAGAATGGTGAACCTCTTCTGAGTTTGCAGGCAAGTCTGATTAAATTCTGGCTTGTAAGCTCAAAGCACTTAAAGGCGAGCTAAAGGAATGGAGTAGAAGCAGTAAATTCCAGGGAACTTGGGATTTCAGAAGGCTCCAATTTTGAATCAACTTGCTACAATACATGTTGTCCAACATAATAGACCACTCTCAAATAAGGAATCAAGCCACCCTTCTGATGGAGTATGATGAACACATCAAAATCTAGAGCTATGTTGGCTTTTAGGTGACAACTTCCAAAAAGTGACCAATGCACACAAGAGAAGTAATCACATAAGTCAATTAGTGATACGAGATGTAACAATGGAGGAACCAGAAGGAATTTAGAGTCTGATCATTGAATTCTAGCAAAATTTCTATTCTGAAATTGTTGAATGGAGACCTGCCAACAGTCTAAGCAATCTTATCAACTGGCCTACCAATACTGAAGAAGAGAGAATCACTACAGGGTTTCTTCGAGGAACATGAGGTGCTTACTTGCCTGAAGATGAAGATGTGTGCCATGGATAAAGCTCCTGGCCAAGATGGCGACACAATGGGTTTCTTATCAAATGTTGGGAGATAATTGAACATCATATCATGGAAACTTTCCCTAATGACTAATGAAGTGCACTCTCCTTTTGGAGTCAGTTTGTGGAGATCTATTAGAGTATTATGCCCTTTATGAGGAATCACACCTCCATAAAGGTGAACAATGCGTACAAAACATCATTTTCGAAAGATGATTGGTTGGGTAGGGGGGGTCTGATAGATCCACCCCTTACTGGCTAAGCAACATCAGACGACGGTAGCAGATGCATGGTCCTTGAAGAGGTGGAGCATACAACTCAGAAGGAATTTAAAAGACTGGTAAGTGGATACATTGACTGAGTTCTACAAAAGCAAGAAGAATTTCAAAAGTTCACAGGAGGGTACAGATTGTTTATGCTAGAAAGAAGACAGTACGGGACTTTTTAAAGTAAGTTCAGCTTACAAGTTATTGAATCAAGACAATCAACAGATAGCTCATTGGTCTTGGAAACACATTTGGAAAGTGAAAATATCTTTCAAGGTCTTTTTTTTCACATAAGCACATGAAGCTTCTTTGACCAAAGATAATCTTAACAGGAGAAAGATCCTCCTTTGTTCAAGATGCTTTCTTTGTGGGGAAGAACATGAGACAACCATCTATTCTTAGGTTGCAAGGTTACAGATCAGCTATGGAGGATTTTCACCAACCTCAGAAGCATAGCACGAACAATGCCCAGGAAGATAATTGAGGTTCTACTTTGTTGGGAGGAGGCTGGAGCAGGAGTTGCAAACAAGGATAGAACAAGGATTGTCCCAACTTGGATATAGTGGGCGATCCGGAAAGAAAAGAATTCCAAATGTTCTGAATAGCAGTTCAGtacaaaaaatcaaattgaattgCATTAGACTTCAATTTCTGGCGTAGACAAATCTACATAGAAGATACTGAGTTGATCATAGATATCCTAGGATTCTGCTAGGTTTTGATCCGTTGTTCTTCCTTTGCCTTGTAAGTATGGTTTCAGCACAACCTTAATGTTGTTTTGGTCAATATACAAA includes:
- the LOC107018057 gene encoding probable UDP-arabinopyranose mutase 5 isoform X3, coding for MRTDPPSLLSLAIDSALLHISSYSDLSFLPEHILEDLFLRTLRAGKLNEKILKLFIATGKEEILSLIGAFNIQCVLTPVLPTISVRDDEVDIVIAAIEPDLTSFLEEWRAVFSRFHLIIIKDPDIKGELKIPGGFNYDTYTKADIQQIIGPSNAATFSGYSCRYFGYLLSKKKYIISIDDDCIPAKDTKGIQVDAIAQHINNLLTPATPFFFNTLYDPFCKGADFVRGYPFSLRNGVSCALSCGLWLNLADLDAPTQALKPELRNTRYVDAVLTVPARAMMPMSGINIAFDRELVGPALLPSFKLAKEGKFRWETVEDVWTGMCVKVVCDHLGYGVKTGLPYVWRKERGNAIESLKKEWEGVKLMEEVVPFFQSMKLTPAAKTAEDCVIEIAAAVKEQLGRIDPVFTRAADSMVEWVQLWKTVKTRT
- the LOC107018057 gene encoding probable UDP-arabinopyranose mutase 5 isoform X1, coding for MSQVSVRDDEVDIVIAAIEPDLTSFLEEWRAVFSRFHLIIIKDPDIKGELKIPGGFNYDTYTKADIQQIIGPSNAATFSGYSCRYFGYLLSKKKYIISIDDDCIPAKDTKGIQVDAIAQHINNLLTPATPFFFNTLYDPFCKGADFVRGYPFSLRNGVSCALSCGLWLNLADLDAPTQALKPELRNTRYVDAVLTVPARAMMPMSGINIAFDRELVGPALLPSFKLAKEGKFRWETVEDVWTGMCVKVVCDHLGYGVKTGLPYVWRKERGNAIESLKKEWEGVKLMEEVVPFFQSMKLTPAAKTAEDCVIEIAAAVKEQLGRIDPVFTRAADSMVEWVQLWKTVKTRT
- the LOC107018057 gene encoding uncharacterized protein LOC107018057 isoform X2, giving the protein MRTDPPSLLSLAIDSALLHISSYSDLSFLPEHILEDLFLRTLRAGKLNEKILKLFIATGKEEILSLIGAFNIQCVLTPVLPTRCSEKF